Proteins encoded within one genomic window of Haladaptatus sp. QDMS2:
- a CDS encoding S8 family peptidase: protein MADLPDTLTRRNALKLLGTTTAAAGLTGVAAGDLSGQTTRVNVGFDNSSAKQAALDLADTVHWEFAWSAVTISLPTAAIDTLRGVPGVRYVEVDRTMEAIAQDLPWGVDRTDAEVAHAAGDTGAGADIAIIDTGIDQFHADLADNLGNGRAFTGPIATSNWQDDNGHGTHCAGIADALDNDTGVVGVSTEATLHAVKVLTAAGTGMTSDVAKGIEWVGDQGFDVGSLSLGGGASETLKEAVEYTTSKGVLLVAAAGNDGPCTDCVGYPAAYPEVVAVSSTNQNDGLSSFSSQGPEIDIAAPGSNIYSTYTGGSYATLSGTSMACPHVSGAAGQLMAQGQSASQARNTLLSTAEDIGLSANESGAGLVDVAAALGHNSGDDL, encoded by the coding sequence ATGGCTGATTTGCCAGACACTCTCACACGTCGTAACGCACTCAAACTTCTCGGAACCACGACGGCCGCCGCCGGACTCACGGGCGTCGCAGCCGGTGACCTCAGCGGCCAGACCACGCGCGTGAACGTCGGTTTCGACAATTCGAGCGCGAAGCAGGCCGCGCTCGACCTCGCGGACACCGTCCACTGGGAATTCGCGTGGAGTGCGGTCACGATTTCACTCCCGACCGCTGCTATCGACACGCTTCGTGGCGTCCCGGGTGTTCGCTACGTCGAAGTCGACCGAACGATGGAAGCAATCGCACAGGACCTCCCATGGGGCGTAGACCGCACGGACGCGGAAGTCGCGCACGCCGCGGGTGACACCGGCGCGGGAGCCGATATCGCCATCATCGACACCGGTATCGACCAGTTCCACGCAGATCTGGCAGACAACCTCGGCAACGGTCGGGCCTTCACCGGGCCAATCGCGACGAGCAACTGGCAGGACGACAACGGTCACGGCACCCACTGTGCGGGTATCGCAGACGCTCTCGACAACGACACGGGCGTCGTCGGCGTCTCCACCGAAGCGACCCTTCATGCCGTCAAAGTTCTCACCGCCGCCGGAACGGGGATGACCTCCGACGTGGCGAAGGGTATCGAGTGGGTCGGCGACCAGGGCTTCGACGTCGGGTCGCTGAGCCTCGGCGGCGGCGCCTCCGAGACGCTCAAAGAGGCCGTCGAGTACACCACCAGCAAGGGCGTCCTGCTCGTCGCCGCGGCTGGAAATGACGGCCCGTGTACGGACTGTGTTGGCTACCCCGCCGCCTATCCCGAAGTCGTGGCCGTCAGTTCGACCAACCAGAACGACGGCCTGTCGAGTTTCTCCTCGCAGGGACCGGAAATCGATATCGCGGCTCCGGGGTCGAACATCTACTCGACGTACACGGGTGGCAGCTACGCCACCCTCTCAGGCACGTCGATGGCCTGTCCACACGTCTCGGGCGCAGCGGGGCAATTGATGGCGCAGGGTCAGTCGGCGAGTCAGGCACGCAACACGCTTCTCTCGACGGCAGAAGACATCGGTCTCTCCGCAAACGAGAGTGGCGCGGGCCTGGTCGACGTGGCCGCCGCGCTCGGCCACAACTCCGGCGACGACCTATAA
- a CDS encoding BsuPI-related putative proteinase inhibitor, translating into MTLEKSLTATSTNGSVDFVLTLRNTGEDTVSLTFRDSGKADFVVLDGDEERWRWSDGRMFAQVLTNQDIEPGDTVDIEAEWEDPDPGEYEVVCELRTMEAEEERTTFSV; encoded by the coding sequence ATGACGCTCGAAAAATCGCTCACCGCGACGTCCACGAACGGAAGCGTCGATTTCGTCCTCACGCTCAGGAACACTGGCGAGGACACCGTCTCGCTCACCTTTCGCGATTCGGGGAAGGCAGACTTTGTCGTCTTAGACGGCGACGAGGAACGCTGGCGCTGGTCGGACGGGCGCATGTTCGCCCAGGTGCTCACGAATCAGGATATCGAACCCGGAGACACAGTCGATATCGAAGCGGAGTGGGAGGACCCAGACCCCGGCGAGTACGAAGTCGTCTGCGAACTCCGGACGATGGAAGCCGAGGAAGAACGGACGACATTCTCGGTGTGA
- a CDS encoding NAD-dependent epimerase/dehydratase family protein, translating into MKLSGKRILVTGGAGLIGSRMVAQLLPENDVVVADNLSNGIRSSVPDDAEFVNADLTDESAVGDVITDDLDAVFHFAAAEKYVNSDEPRKQFEVNGDITYNILERMDDVGVSNIVYTSSSTVYGEAPRPTPEDYAPLEPISIYGAAKLAEESLLSVFAHSYDFTVWNFRFANIVGPRFGHGVVPDFVEKLQADPEKLVILGDGRQEKSYMHVDECVEAIAHVVEHADAPMNSYNLGTRTTTSVTTIADIVADEMGLDPEYEYTGGDRGWTGDVPKMRLSIEKLSALGYEPRLSSHESVRKAVQELLENPDQEH; encoded by the coding sequence ATGAAGCTTTCCGGCAAGCGCATCCTCGTCACGGGCGGTGCGGGTCTCATCGGCTCGCGGATGGTCGCCCAGTTGCTCCCCGAAAACGACGTCGTCGTCGCCGACAACCTCTCGAACGGCATCCGGTCGAGCGTCCCCGACGACGCTGAATTCGTGAACGCCGACCTCACCGACGAATCAGCCGTCGGGGACGTCATCACCGACGACCTCGATGCCGTGTTCCACTTCGCCGCAGCGGAGAAGTACGTGAACTCGGACGAACCGCGCAAGCAGTTCGAGGTGAACGGTGACATCACGTACAACATCTTAGAGCGGATGGACGACGTTGGCGTCTCGAACATCGTCTACACCTCCTCGTCGACGGTGTACGGCGAGGCCCCGCGTCCGACGCCAGAAGACTACGCCCCACTCGAACCCATCAGCATCTACGGCGCGGCGAAACTCGCAGAGGAGAGTCTCCTCTCTGTGTTCGCCCACTCCTACGACTTCACCGTGTGGAACTTCCGCTTCGCGAACATCGTCGGCCCGCGCTTTGGCCACGGCGTCGTCCCAGACTTCGTCGAGAAGTTGCAGGCCGACCCCGAGAAACTCGTCATCCTTGGCGACGGTCGCCAGGAGAAGTCCTACATGCACGTCGATGAGTGCGTCGAAGCCATCGCCCACGTCGTCGAACACGCAGACGCGCCGATGAACTCCTACAACCTCGGTACCCGGACGACCACCTCAGTCACGACCATCGCGGACATCGTCGCAGACGAGATGGGCCTCGACCCCGAATACGAGTACACGGGCGGCGACCGTGGCTGGACCGGCGACGTGCCGAAGATGCGCCTCTCTATCGAGAAACTCTCTGCACTCGGTTACGAGCCACGGCTCTCCTCACACGAATCGGTGCGGAAAGCGGTACAGGAACTGCTCGAAAACCCCGACCAGGAACACTAA
- a CDS encoding Na+/H+ antiporter NhaC family protein produces the protein MPTETYGLISLLPALLAIVLTLISRQALLSLFAGVWLGATILVGWNPIAGGAKSLALVVSNVTSAFNAKLLLFTFLVGALLGMVFLSGGMRAVADGIVKRIKTRRQAKAGTAFLGTLIFFDSYASTMISGSVMRPVTDQFDISREKLAYLLDSTTSPMASIAVVSTWLGFEVGLIQQQFDALGIQQNAFVVFVASIPFRFYSVFALILVYIVVFTDWNFGPMKKAEERAQNEGKLMRDDASPLMETQASDIETPEHVSPRWWYFAAPILALVVVTLVGLWWTGGGPAKTNAALAGTSGLGAVSAFLGSYADALKEAGTADAILWAAFAGCATMLTILVGHARIGLDKVSDAIFEGFKMVMFPVAILSLAWTIGNVSQLLGVGPYVVSVAEGIITAPLLPAVIFLTAALISFAIGTSWGTMGILFPVAVPLAVELNATLTLAIAAILTGSLFGDHCSPISDTTVMSSMFAASDHVDHVATQMPYAILAAVVGTLGFLVSGYTALSPWVTLAVGTTIMGLSAYLLSEYVGKTDRVGVGALFE, from the coding sequence ATGCCAACTGAGACGTACGGGTTGATTAGTTTGCTGCCTGCGTTGCTGGCAATCGTCCTGACCCTCATCTCGCGACAGGCGTTACTGTCCCTGTTCGCCGGTGTGTGGCTCGGAGCGACCATCCTTGTCGGGTGGAATCCAATCGCAGGAGGCGCAAAATCGCTCGCACTCGTCGTATCGAACGTCACCTCCGCGTTCAATGCAAAACTCCTGTTGTTCACCTTCCTCGTCGGTGCGTTACTGGGCATGGTGTTCCTCTCGGGGGGAATGCGAGCGGTGGCCGATGGAATCGTGAAGCGAATCAAAACGCGCAGACAGGCGAAAGCGGGCACGGCGTTCCTCGGGACGCTCATCTTCTTCGACTCCTACGCGAGTACGATGATTTCCGGGTCGGTCATGCGCCCGGTCACAGACCAGTTCGACATCTCGCGTGAGAAACTCGCCTACCTCCTCGACTCGACCACCTCACCGATGGCCTCTATCGCCGTCGTCTCGACGTGGCTCGGTTTCGAGGTGGGCCTCATCCAACAGCAGTTCGACGCACTCGGGATTCAGCAAAACGCGTTCGTCGTGTTCGTCGCGTCCATCCCGTTCCGGTTCTACAGCGTGTTCGCGCTCATCCTCGTCTACATCGTCGTCTTCACCGACTGGAACTTCGGGCCGATGAAGAAGGCAGAAGAGCGCGCACAAAACGAAGGCAAACTCATGCGCGACGACGCCTCGCCGCTCATGGAGACGCAGGCGAGCGACATCGAGACGCCCGAGCACGTGAGTCCACGCTGGTGGTACTTCGCCGCACCAATCCTCGCGCTGGTCGTGGTCACACTCGTCGGTCTGTGGTGGACCGGTGGTGGCCCGGCGAAGACGAACGCCGCGCTCGCCGGAACCAGCGGCCTCGGTGCAGTGTCTGCGTTCCTCGGGTCCTACGCAGACGCGCTGAAGGAAGCGGGAACCGCCGACGCCATCCTCTGGGCGGCGTTCGCCGGGTGTGCGACGATGCTCACCATCCTCGTCGGTCACGCCCGCATCGGCCTCGACAAGGTCAGCGACGCCATCTTCGAGGGCTTCAAGATGGTCATGTTCCCGGTCGCCATCCTCTCGCTCGCGTGGACGATCGGAAACGTGAGCCAGTTGCTCGGCGTCGGCCCGTACGTCGTGAGCGTCGCAGAGGGCATCATCACCGCCCCGCTGCTCCCGGCCGTCATCTTCCTCACGGCCGCGCTCATCAGCTTCGCCATCGGGACCTCGTGGGGGACGATGGGGATTCTGTTCCCGGTCGCTGTCCCGCTCGCCGTCGAACTGAACGCGACCCTCACGCTGGCCATCGCGGCCATCCTCACCGGGTCGCTGTTCGGAGACCACTGTTCGCCAATCAGCGACACCACGGTCATGAGTTCGATGTTCGCTGCGAGCGACCACGTAGACCACGTCGCCACGCAGATGCCGTACGCGATTCTCGCCGCCGTGGTGGGGACGCTTGGCTTCCTCGTGAGCGGCTACACCGCGCTGTCGCCGTGGGTGACACTCGCCGTCGGCACCACCATCATGGGCCTGAGCGCGTACCTCCTCTCTGAGTACGTCGGCAAGACCGACCGCGTTGGCGTCGGCGCGCTATTCGAATAA
- a CDS encoding alpha/beta fold hydrolase, protein MRLPYEWAEATIPVNGVDLQCYRTGNGPPLLMAHGFYENAPCMAQLANDLADDYEVILYDARGHGMSDASEAGYTIDDRVADLVGVVDHLDLEDPILFGHSMGGSAAAWTTATHPDLPRALVLEDPANLRGHHEIEAEKRVALVRDRLEAIDSQTVAELASDYEQYGPNAARQIAIANTECHPHIVEIAREGYPRTADAFPKIECPTLVLKSDADTEVRAADVAAAEPLRHGRLVHIYDAGHSVFRDQYDAAFAELQTFLHRVETRTSQSETP, encoded by the coding sequence ATGCGCCTCCCCTACGAGTGGGCAGAAGCGACGATTCCAGTCAACGGAGTCGACCTCCAGTGCTACCGAACGGGGAACGGCCCGCCACTCCTCATGGCACACGGCTTCTACGAGAACGCGCCGTGTATGGCGCAGTTGGCGAACGACCTGGCCGACGACTACGAGGTCATCCTCTACGATGCTCGCGGCCACGGAATGTCGGATGCATCCGAAGCCGGGTACACAATCGACGACCGGGTTGCAGACCTCGTCGGTGTTGTAGACCACCTCGACCTCGAAGACCCCATCCTGTTTGGTCACTCGATGGGTGGGTCTGCGGCGGCGTGGACGACCGCGACCCATCCCGACCTCCCGCGTGCCCTCGTCCTCGAAGACCCTGCCAACCTGCGTGGTCATCACGAAATCGAGGCCGAAAAACGGGTGGCGCTCGTTCGAGACCGACTCGAAGCCATCGACTCACAGACGGTCGCAGAACTCGCGAGCGACTACGAGCAGTACGGGCCGAACGCCGCCCGTCAAATTGCCATCGCGAACACGGAGTGTCACCCACATATCGTCGAAATCGCTCGGGAAGGGTATCCGCGGACGGCGGACGCCTTCCCGAAAATCGAGTGCCCGACGCTCGTGTTGAAATCCGATGCCGACACGGAGGTTCGAGCAGCTGACGTGGCCGCAGCAGAGCCGTTGAGACACGGCAGACTCGTCCACATCTACGATGCCGGTCACTCGGTGTTCCGCGACCAGTACGACGCCGCGTTCGCCGAATTACAGACGTTTCTCCACCGTGTCGAAACCCGAACGTCCCAATCCGAAACCCCCTAA
- a CDS encoding tRNA (cytidine(56)-2'-O)-methyltransferase, whose product MQGEPEVVILRLGHRPGRDERMTTHVGLTGRALGADRVILVDTESSKDTIEDITDRFGGPYDVEVVSSHRPVIRDWEGKIVHLTMYGERVQDVEADIRAAHAEEPLLVVVGAEKVPFEVYDAADWNVGVTNQPHSEVAGLAVFLDRLFEGRELEREWIGAKKRVIPQKKGKRVEPVEE is encoded by the coding sequence ATGCAGGGAGAACCCGAAGTCGTCATCCTTCGGCTGGGTCACCGCCCCGGTCGGGACGAGCGGATGACCACGCACGTCGGCCTCACGGGCCGAGCGCTCGGCGCAGACCGCGTCATCCTCGTCGACACCGAGAGTTCGAAGGACACAATCGAAGACATCACCGACCGCTTTGGCGGCCCCTACGACGTGGAAGTCGTCTCCTCACACCGCCCGGTCATCCGCGACTGGGAGGGAAAAATCGTCCACCTCACGATGTACGGCGAGCGCGTCCAGGACGTTGAAGCCGACATCCGCGCCGCCCACGCCGAAGAACCCCTGCTCGTCGTCGTCGGCGCGGAGAAGGTTCCCTTCGAAGTATACGACGCCGCAGACTGGAACGTCGGCGTGACTAATCAACCGCATTCTGAAGTAGCCGGCCTTGCCGTGTTCTTAGACCGCCTGTTCGAAGGCCGTGAATTAGAGCGCGAGTGGATCGGGGCGAAAAAGCGCGTCATTCCCCAGAAGAAGGGCAAGCGCGTCGAACCGGTCGAGGAGTGA
- a CDS encoding PIN domain-containing protein: MGPTKPSTTSRVTSTNAQLHPPLVMFEVYQGEVFKAGPADVDALEDALEWVAVIEETANLERAAAKLQNDLHQRGQALAARDAFIAGTAKGLDERLVVADSDFDVAGITDILDIDFI, translated from the coding sequence ATGGGACCGACGAAGCCATCGACTACGTCGAGAGTCACCTCGACGAACGCGCAATTGCACCCCCCACTGGTGATGTTCGAAGTCTACCAGGGAGAAGTTTTCAAAGCCGGCCCCGCAGATGTTGACGCCCTCGAAGATGCCCTCGAGTGGGTGGCCGTTATCGAAGAGACAGCTAACCTGGAACGCGCCGCAGCAAAACTGCAGAACGACCTGCACCAGCGTGGCCAGGCACTCGCTGCGCGAGACGCATTCATCGCTGGCACTGCGAAGGGGCTCGATGAGCGACTCGTTGTGGCTGACTCGGATTTTGACGTCGCTGGAATCACCGACATCCTCGACATCGACTTCATCTGA
- a CDS encoding antitoxin VapB family protein encodes MSKSIRVKDDTHAALAALKGSDETFDDLLSRLIEERRETVRDGAGLWKGTDAAQKARDARKDMKQGVGTR; translated from the coding sequence ATGAGCAAGAGTATCCGAGTCAAAGACGACACCCATGCAGCGCTCGCAGCGCTCAAGGGAAGCGACGAGACGTTCGACGACTTGCTCTCTCGACTCATCGAAGAACGGCGGGAGACCGTCCGAGACGGTGCCGGACTCTGGAAAGGGACAGACGCCGCACAGAAAGCCCGCGATGCACGAAAAGACATGAAGCAGGGCGTCGGCACTCGATGA
- the tfe gene encoding transcription factor E — protein sequence MAFEELLEDPVIQKYLHELVGPTGMPVAAAPPDGEVTDEELAEDLGLELNDVRRALFILYENDLASYRRLRDEDSGWLTYLWTFEYETIPENLADEMERLLGALEERREYEQNNEFFLCEVDSIRFEFGEAMDFGFQCPECGSPLESMDNSRLVDAMDDRIDALRDELNVDI from the coding sequence ATGGCTTTTGAGGAGCTGCTCGAGGACCCTGTCATCCAAAAATATCTTCACGAGTTGGTTGGACCGACGGGTATGCCGGTCGCCGCCGCGCCGCCTGACGGCGAGGTGACTGACGAGGAATTGGCGGAGGATCTGGGGCTCGAGCTCAACGACGTGCGACGCGCCCTGTTCATCCTCTACGAGAACGACCTTGCGAGCTACCGACGGCTCCGCGACGAGGACTCCGGCTGGCTCACCTACCTCTGGACGTTCGAATACGAGACGATTCCGGAGAACCTGGCTGACGAGATGGAGCGCCTGCTTGGCGCGTTAGAAGAGCGCCGTGAATACGAACAGAACAACGAATTTTTCCTCTGTGAAGTGGACTCCATTCGCTTCGAATTCGGCGAGGCGATGGACTTTGGCTTCCAGTGTCCGGAATGTGGCTCGCCGCTCGAATCGATGGACAACTCGCGGCTCGTCGACGCGATGGACGACCGAATCGACGCCCTCCGAGACGAACTCAACGTAGACATCTGA
- a CDS encoding DUF2110 family protein — protein sequence MVVLATKLYVKGEARERSLDGLRSLIDNDIGDLDVTYTIGILDNDFPSVTLDGPDATVARNALRESWGEITDSFAEGETYVGTFEHWDDDGFILDAGREIRIPADEIGLGAGTPEQIRKRYGLVQHMPLRFVYGEPCRLADEQRDDLYEWTRGLGRVNVNNATRGEVRATVNRAGHAQDIVTVERLGLLEQSIVCKEGTDPPGLLASIGEYVPAELLCVIP from the coding sequence ATGGTAGTACTCGCAACGAAACTGTACGTAAAAGGAGAGGCCAGAGAGCGGTCGCTTGACGGCCTTCGCTCGCTCATCGACAACGACATCGGCGACTTGGACGTCACCTACACCATCGGGATACTCGACAACGACTTCCCGTCGGTGACGCTCGACGGCCCAGACGCCACCGTCGCCAGAAACGCCCTCCGCGAGTCGTGGGGGGAGATTACCGACTCGTTCGCCGAGGGCGAGACCTACGTCGGTACCTTCGAACACTGGGACGACGACGGCTTCATCCTCGATGCTGGCCGCGAGATTCGGATTCCCGCTGACGAGATTGGCCTCGGAGCGGGGACGCCCGAACAGATTCGGAAACGCTACGGCCTCGTCCAGCACATGCCACTTCGGTTCGTCTACGGCGAGCCGTGTCGGCTGGCCGACGAACAGCGCGACGACCTCTACGAGTGGACTCGTGGCCTCGGACGCGTGAACGTGAACAACGCCACCCGTGGCGAGGTTCGCGCCACGGTTAACCGTGCGGGCCACGCACAGGACATCGTGACGGTCGAACGCCTCGGCCTGTTAGAACAGAGCATCGTCTGCAAGGAAGGGACCGACCCGCCGGGACTGCTCGCCAGTATCGGTGAATACGTCCCCGCAGAACTCCTCTGTGTAATTCCATGA
- a CDS encoding DUF5803 family protein has translation MRRRLLALALLVLLTASAGCMGIFGPGEVDQQRLNEDASYDWNTSANATIDVRSGEYQSVYVVSNQSEIEFYERDGFGTERPLEISALKFQYENGTVVNASALDVSQTRNRLIVGLPAADGKVAFTGAAQGKSFATPTFVTGTYEVILPPGMRVDYVPLAQVQPGGYETRLEDNRVHITWDDVQSRAIVLRWYLDRDLTIFATAAAGLAIAGVVGAFYYLRQIRVLRERREDLGLSVDMDDDRRRPPPGMR, from the coding sequence ATGAGACGCCGGCTGCTCGCCCTCGCTCTGCTCGTCTTGCTCACCGCATCAGCAGGCTGTATGGGGATTTTCGGTCCCGGCGAGGTCGACCAGCAACGTCTCAACGAGGATGCATCGTACGACTGGAACACGTCGGCAAACGCTACTATCGACGTCCGAAGCGGCGAGTACCAGTCGGTGTACGTCGTCTCGAATCAGTCTGAAATCGAATTCTACGAGCGTGACGGCTTCGGCACCGAACGCCCGCTCGAAATCTCCGCGCTCAAATTCCAGTACGAAAACGGCACGGTCGTAAACGCCTCCGCGCTCGACGTTTCACAGACGCGCAACCGTCTCATCGTCGGCCTCCCCGCCGCAGACGGCAAAGTCGCGTTCACCGGCGCGGCACAGGGCAAGAGTTTCGCGACGCCGACGTTCGTGACGGGCACCTACGAGGTCATCTTGCCGCCCGGCATGCGCGTCGATTACGTCCCGCTCGCGCAGGTCCAGCCCGGTGGCTACGAGACGCGCCTCGAAGACAATCGCGTCCACATCACGTGGGATGACGTCCAGAGTCGGGCGATCGTCCTCCGCTGGTACCTTGACCGCGACCTGACCATCTTCGCGACGGCGGCGGCCGGCCTCGCCATCGCGGGGGTCGTCGGGGCGTTCTACTATCTCCGGCAAATTCGCGTCCTGCGCGAACGCCGCGAAGACCTCGGTCTCAGCGTGGATATGGACGACGACCGGCGCAGACCGCCGCCGGGAATGCGTTAA
- a CDS encoding DUF2298 domain-containing protein, which translates to MEVGLVALWLAVYLSLWALSMPLAALIFDRVADRGAGLALPLGLGIMTLTAYWVGHLAFGWVALAAGLVVLVAGSAFALSRGVEVGWRDRIDVPLLFTLAFLFIIVVRGADPGVWPGGGEKFLDFGLLKTLLRSPVLPPEDFWYAGEPVRYYYGGHLISALLTILTGTETRFAYNLALAGFYGMLLTAAYSVAGMVAGSFDVSRRTAGLFAVFFVGFASNILTGLQVLVWALPDAIGGPLGQAIAANLHELAAEKVVAPPSEFAYWHPSRVIPGTINEFPFFAWLNGDLHAHMMSTPFLLLGAGLLFAYFRTPEREVTRRRLLVFGAIPPLAGFIAVVNTWSFPTIVGLTWLSVAFAPARPLSLLPTSVVTRAERLDSPITREGSRLGGALGVALLVLVGGLLWTLPFWLGTASGRSIGFFPERSPLAGLLVVHGAFLAVFVPYLLAHVKPEIKKHAAQTGVVLALFVPTAWLGGLAAIAVFAPLLVVGWVLLRLRDDLGYETVLLLAGLGLVLIVEFAFVQEDAAPGRFNTVFKVYMQVWVLWSVAASIMLARLLGGGRAIPTSWRKGTAVLAALLVVSTSFYGAFALAGHFDDGATDDMTLDSLQYVSVYHASEVEAIHWLDEKEGQPHIIEAPGRAYRWSNAPSALTGLPTVLGWTHEIGYRGQAAYDERVGDVTQFYTGTPDQQVAVLEQYDVRYIYVGPQEREAYDPGDFSRLSGVSVAYESSHVTIYEVDQNQLAAS; encoded by the coding sequence ATGGAAGTCGGTCTCGTCGCGCTCTGGCTCGCGGTGTATCTCTCACTCTGGGCGCTTTCCATGCCGCTCGCCGCGCTCATCTTCGACCGGGTCGCAGACCGCGGGGCGGGCCTCGCCCTGCCGCTCGGTCTCGGCATCATGACGCTCACCGCCTACTGGGTGGGCCACCTCGCCTTTGGCTGGGTTGCCCTCGCCGCAGGGCTTGTCGTTCTCGTCGCCGGTTCTGCGTTCGCCCTCTCTCGGGGCGTCGAAGTGGGGTGGCGCGACCGCATCGACGTACCCCTGCTGTTCACGCTCGCGTTTCTGTTCATTATTGTCGTCCGCGGGGCGGACCCCGGTGTCTGGCCCGGCGGCGGTGAGAAGTTCCTCGACTTCGGCCTGCTGAAGACGCTGCTCCGGTCGCCCGTGTTGCCCCCTGAAGACTTCTGGTACGCGGGCGAACCGGTGCGCTACTACTACGGCGGCCACCTCATCTCCGCGTTGCTGACGATTCTCACGGGAACCGAGACGCGCTTCGCGTACAACCTCGCGCTTGCGGGCTTCTATGGAATGCTCCTCACGGCAGCGTACAGCGTCGCCGGAATGGTCGCCGGGAGCTTCGATGTTTCGCGGCGGACGGCCGGCCTCTTTGCGGTCTTCTTCGTCGGCTTTGCGAGCAACATCCTCACCGGGTTGCAGGTGCTCGTCTGGGCGCTTCCCGACGCCATCGGCGGGCCACTCGGACAGGCCATCGCCGCGAACCTCCACGAACTCGCCGCAGAGAAAGTGGTCGCTCCACCGAGTGAGTTCGCCTACTGGCATCCGAGTCGCGTGATTCCGGGCACCATCAACGAGTTCCCCTTCTTCGCCTGGCTGAACGGCGACCTCCACGCCCACATGATGAGCACGCCGTTTCTCCTGCTCGGCGCGGGCCTCTTGTTTGCGTACTTCCGGACGCCCGAGCGGGAGGTGACCCGACGTCGACTCCTCGTCTTCGGGGCGATTCCACCGCTCGCGGGCTTCATTGCCGTCGTCAACACCTGGTCGTTCCCGACCATCGTCGGGTTGACGTGGCTCTCTGTCGCGTTCGCCCCTGCACGACCGCTCTCGCTGTTGCCAACGTCGGTCGTCACGCGGGCCGAGCGCCTCGACTCACCGATTACCCGCGAGGGGTCGCGACTCGGTGGCGCACTCGGCGTCGCCCTTCTCGTGCTCGTCGGCGGGCTTCTCTGGACGCTCCCGTTCTGGCTCGGGACGGCGAGCGGCCGAAGTATCGGCTTCTTCCCAGAGCGAAGCCCGCTCGCGGGCCTGCTCGTGGTCCACGGCGCGTTCCTCGCGGTGTTCGTCCCCTACCTCCTCGCGCACGTCAAGCCCGAGATAAAGAAACACGCCGCCCAGACCGGTGTGGTCCTCGCGCTGTTCGTCCCGACGGCGTGGCTCGGTGGTCTGGCCGCCATCGCCGTCTTTGCCCCGCTGCTCGTCGTCGGCTGGGTGCTGTTGCGCCTCCGCGACGACCTCGGCTACGAGACAGTGTTGCTGCTCGCCGGCCTCGGCCTCGTCCTCATCGTCGAGTTCGCCTTCGTCCAGGAAGACGCCGCCCCCGGCCGGTTCAACACGGTGTTCAAGGTGTACATGCAGGTGTGGGTGCTCTGGTCGGTCGCCGCCTCCATCATGCTCGCACGCCTTCTGGGCGGCGGACGCGCCATCCCGACCAGTTGGCGCAAGGGCACCGCGGTACTCGCCGCACTGCTCGTCGTCTCCACGTCGTTCTACGGCGCGTTCGCCCTCGCGGGACACTTCGACGATGGCGCGACCGACGACATGACTCTCGACAGTCTCCAGTATGTCTCCGTTTATCACGCGAGCGAGGTCGAGGCCATCCACTGGCTCGACGAGAAGGAGGGCCAGCCACACATCATCGAAGCACCGGGGCGGGCCTACCGTTGGTCGAACGCACCCTCCGCGCTCACCGGCTTGCCGACCGTCCTCGGGTGGACTCACGAAATCGGCTATCGCGGGCAGGCCGCCTACGACGAGCGGGTCGGCGACGTCACGCAGTTCTACACGGGTACGCCCGACCAGCAGGTCGCGGTCCTCGAACAGTACGACGTGCGCTACATCTACGTCGGGCCACAGGAGCGCGAAGCCTACGACCCCGGCGACTTCTCACGGCTGTCCGGGGTGAGCGTTGCCTACGAAAGTTCGCACGTGACGATTTACGAAGTCGACCAGAACCAGCTCGCAGCGAGTTAA